In Acropora muricata isolate sample 2 chromosome 11, ASM3666990v1, whole genome shotgun sequence, one DNA window encodes the following:
- the LOC136889955 gene encoding outer dynein arm-docking complex subunit 2-like isoform X5: MQKEHESDESRANRVTSLLNLRRLTSLFTKKTKTTAPKITSEQIESSTESEEEDDRVLDGKVNVADLPSEFWQIQRLVKYLRLGNQTATVITLCGLTDFNLMQEMTQMAIRDVDGLTVLVNILRTDHNNCQIGALKVLQQLTINSKYNRRTVIKLGGVQILIDLITDAPREVQGLAAANLANMAKSSLGRNIMKRYGGIQRLVGLLNYDGGKKNYRRQSNDTSADLEVARNAALALWSCSKSTRSRSAIYNAGSVPLLAKLIKLDKEEFLIPIVGLAQECAVETRFREAFYKENMIETIVHRLQTENQELQGYCASAIYKCAEDEQTRKAVYDYGGLNTLVSLLYRRDNKKLLSAVTGAIWKCAISEYNVKSLMAVKVAETLFKLLQNEEGKEEELPEQIQLHIVGAIGEIAKDPNGPLEVLRCKGCQTLVDILNIPNEELTGTAARAIAACAVDTACRSVFNRLECLRLLWSLLKSRNNEVVSGAAWAVYRLMQDTPEAWEIARSFVGGLDLIVGLLKSDDLEVLTSACAVISVIACDRENLGVLTDYDVVSHLAYLTNKKDTLLRHHLAEAIAMCSKWGNNAKRFCDKGAVKSMVEYLGSVDIIVQRSAMRALEQLGKSPESCIIMHRGGVVKLLLEMIGSEDAGLQVAAAGCLLNMRQLAMANEQARQEQWNSNSN; the protein is encoded by the exons ATGCAGAAGGAACATGAAAGCGATGAAAGCCGTGCAAATAGAGTTACCTCGTTGCTCAATCTTCGCCGGCTGACAAGTCTCTTCACCAAAAAAAC AAAAACAACAGCTCCCAAAATTACATCCGAGCAGATAGAGAGTTCAACTGAAAGCGAAGAGGAAGATGACAGAGTACTCGACGGCAAAGTG AATGTCGCCGATCTTCCATCCGAATTCTGGCAAATTCAAAGACTGGTAAAGTACCTACGG CTTGGTAACCAAACAGCCACTGTGATCACCCTGTGCGGTTTGACAGACTTCAACTTAATGCAGGAGATGACTCAGATGGCCATTAGAGATGTGGATGGTCTTACTGTACTTGTTAATATCTTAAGAACAGATCACAATAATTGTCAG ATTGGTGCGCTGAAGGTTCTGCAGCAGCTGACTATAAACAGCAAATACAACAGGCGAACAGTTATTAAACTGGGAG GAGTCCAGATTCTTATCGACCTTATCACCGATGCCCCGAGGGAAGTACAAGGCTTAGCCGCGGCTAAcctcgccaacatggcaaagtcCAGCCTTGGAAGAAATATAATGAAAAGATATGGCGGCATACAAAGGCTG gTCGGTTTGCTTAACTACGAtggtgggaaaaaaaattacagaagacAATCGAACGACACGTCAGCTGATCTAGAGGTAGCCCGAAATGCAGCGCTGGCCCTGTGGAGTTGTAGCAAAAGCACGCGCAGTAG GTCAGCTATTTACAATGCTGGCAGTGTGCCCTTACTGGCGAAACTCATAAAACTTGACAAGGAAGAGTTCCTTATTCCTATTGTGGGTCTTGCACAGGAATGCGCTGTTGAG ACTCGTTTTAGGGAAGCTTTCTACAAAGAAAACATGATAGAAACAATTGTTCACCGGCTACAAACCGAAAACCAGGAACTTCAAGGTTACTGCGCAAGCGCCATATATAAG TGCGCCGAGGACGAGCAGACAAGGAAAGCGGTATACGACTACGGGGGATTGAACACGCTTGTGTCACTTCTCTATCGCCGTGATAATAAAAAGCTGCTGTCTGCTGTGACAGGTGCGATTTGGAAATGCGCAATAAGTGAATACAACGTCAAAAG TCTAATGGCTGTCAAAGTTGCGGAAACGCTTTTCAAGCTACTGCAAAATgaggaaggaaaagaagaagaacttcCAGAACAA ATTCAACTGCATATCGTTGGTGCAATTGGAGAAATTGCCAAAGATCCCAACGGCCCATTGGAGGTACTTAGATGCAAGGGATGCCAGACCCTTGTGGACATACTGAATATTCCAAACGAAGAACTCACTGGTACAGCGGCTAGAGCCATTGCCGCATGTGCTGTAGATACTGCTTGTCGAAG CGTATTTAACAGACTTGAATGTCTTCGACTCTTATGGTCCCTTCTGAAGTCAAGAAACAATGAG GTAGTCTCCGGCGCGGCATGGGCCGTCTATAGGCTAATGCAAGACACACCG GAAGCATGGGAAATCGCCCGGTCTTTTGTTGGGGGTCTGGATTTGATTGTTGGTCTTCTAAAGTCTGATGATCTGGAA GTCCTAACTAGTGCCTGTGCAGTAATATCAGTCATCGCCTGCGACAGAGAGAACTTAGGTGTCCTCACTGATTATGACGTTGTTTCTCACCTGGCCTACTTGACCAATAAG AAAGACACTCTCTTAAGACACCACCTTGCTGAAGCCATCGCAATGTGCAGCAAGTGGGGAAATAACGCTAAACGGTTCTGTGATAAAGGAGCAGTGAAATCTATGGTAGAGTATCTGGGATCAGTTGACATCATTGTACAGCGCTCAGCAATGCGAGCTCTTGAGCAGCTTGGTAAAAGTCCAGAAAGCTGTATCATTATGCACCGCGGCGGAGTTGTCAAG CTGTTGTTGGAGATGATAGGCTCAGAAGATGCAGGCTTACAAGTAGCAGCGGCTGGATGCTTGTTGAACATGCGTCAGCTTGCCATGGCGAATGAGCAGGCGAGACAAGAACAATGGAACAGCAACTCCAACTAA